The nucleotide sequence GAGCGCCTCGTCGAGGCTTGCCGGGAGCTGGTGGATCTTGAGACGTTTCTTCTCTCGCATACTCATGTCGAAGATGTTGCGGTTGACGGGCTCGCCGCAATCGAGTTCGCGTTCGATGCCGTCGAGCCCGGACGCGAGCATCGCGGCGAAGGCGAGATATGGATTGCACGCCGGGTCCGGAATCCTCACCTCGCAGCGCGTGCCGACCCCGCGGCGGGCGGGAACTCGGACCATCGGTGAGCGATTCTTCTCAGACCACGCCACGTTGACCGGGGCCTCGTACCCGGGCACCAGTCGCTTGTACGAATTCACCAGAGGGTTGGTCAGGGCGACGAACGCGCGAGCGTGAGCGAGGAGGCCACCAATGTATGCACGCCCGACCTTCGAAAGCTGCCACGGGCCGTCCGCATCGTAGAACGCGTTCTCGCCGTCCGCGGTGAACAGAGACTGGTGAGTGTGCATGCCGGAGCCGTTGACCCCGGCCAATGGCTTGGGCATGAAGGTAGCATGGAGGCCGTGCATGAGCGCGACCTTCTTGACAACGAAGCGAAAGGTGATGACAGCGTCGGCTGTGGCGACCGCCTCGCCGTACTTGAAATCGATTTCGTGTTGGCCGGGGGCAACCTCGTGATGGGCGGCTTCTACTTCGAGATCCATCGCTTCCAGCACCAGCGTAATGTCTCGTCTCGCTTCCTCGCCAAGGTCGCGAGGGCTGAGATCGAAGTAACCGCCGGAGTCGTGCGTCGCCGCGATTGCCTCGCCGTTCAAGTCGCGCTGAAAGAGGAAGAACTCGGCCTCGGGACCGGCCATCATGGTGTAACCCATTTTTTCGGCCTTGGCGACAACGCGTTTCAGCACGCCGCGCGGACAGCCAATGAAGGGAGTTCCGTCGGGGTTCGCGATATCGCAGACCAGGCGGCCGACTTTGCCCTGTCCGGCGTCCCACGGGAAGATCTGGAATGTTTTGAGGTCGGGGACCAAAAGCATGTCCGACTCTTCGATTCGCGTGAAGCCTTCGATGGAGGAGCCGTCGAACATGATCTGACCATCGAGGGCCTTTTCGAACTGGCTTTCAGGGACCTCGACGTTCTTGATGATGCCGTCGATATCGGTGAACTGGAGCCGAAGAAAGTGGACATTCTCTTCCTTGGCCTGGGCGAGGATTTCGGCAGTTAATTTTGGCACAGTGTTGCCTCCAAGCATGTCGTTCGGGAGATTTTGGTTTTGAAATTGCGAAAAGTCAAGAGATTTTTTGCAGAAT is from Acidobacteriota bacterium and encodes:
- the glnA gene encoding type I glutamate--ammonia ligase translates to MPKLTAEILAQAKEENVHFLRLQFTDIDGIIKNVEVPESQFEKALDGQIMFDGSSIEGFTRIEESDMLLVPDLKTFQIFPWDAGQGKVGRLVCDIANPDGTPFIGCPRGVLKRVVAKAEKMGYTMMAGPEAEFFLFQRDLNGEAIAATHDSGGYFDLSPRDLGEEARRDITLVLEAMDLEVEAAHHEVAPGQHEIDFKYGEAVATADAVITFRFVVKKVALMHGLHATFMPKPLAGVNGSGMHTHQSLFTADGENAFYDADGPWQLSKVGRAYIGGLLAHARAFVALTNPLVNSYKRLVPGYEAPVNVAWSEKNRSPMVRVPARRGVGTRCEVRIPDPACNPYLAFAAMLASGLDGIERELDCGEPVNRNIFDMSMREKKRLKIHQLPASLDEALDFLEKDTMLREALGDHIFKHFLFNKRTEWSEYIKEIHDWELERYLDRY